A stretch of Spirosoma oryzicola DNA encodes these proteins:
- a CDS encoding glycoside hydrolase family 16 protein — MKSVLIVKMVGVAVLLACKSPNVGLPVGDPVAPSARKLVWADEFTKNGLPDSTKWGYEVGGKGWGNNELQYYTANRLENARVENGKLIIEARKEDYQGNKYTSARLLTRGKAAWKYGRIEALAKLPAGRGTWPAVWMLGQGIQTAGWPRAGEIDIMEHVGFDEGVVHGTVHTEAYNHAKKTEKGQAIPVKDVSTRFHLYAIEWTPDKIDFFVDDQNYYSVQKAALGNTEAQWPFDQPCYLLLNVAVGGNWGGQKGVDESIWPQRMEIDYVRVYQ, encoded by the coding sequence ATGAAAAGCGTATTGATTGTGAAGATGGTGGGGGTGGCTGTTTTGCTAGCCTGTAAAAGTCCGAATGTGGGATTGCCCGTGGGTGATCCGGTTGCACCTTCCGCCCGCAAGTTGGTCTGGGCTGACGAGTTTACGAAAAACGGGTTGCCCGATTCAACAAAATGGGGCTATGAAGTCGGCGGTAAGGGCTGGGGTAACAACGAATTGCAGTACTATACGGCCAACCGATTGGAAAACGCGCGGGTTGAAAACGGAAAACTCATTATCGAAGCCCGTAAAGAAGACTATCAGGGAAACAAGTACACATCCGCTCGTTTGCTGACACGGGGCAAGGCCGCCTGGAAATACGGACGTATTGAGGCACTGGCGAAACTCCCCGCCGGACGGGGTACCTGGCCTGCGGTCTGGATGCTGGGGCAGGGTATTCAAACCGCAGGGTGGCCCAGAGCGGGCGAAATCGACATTATGGAACACGTTGGCTTTGATGAAGGGGTGGTTCACGGCACCGTTCATACAGAAGCCTACAACCACGCCAAGAAAACCGAAAAAGGGCAGGCAATCCCCGTCAAGGACGTCAGCACCCGCTTTCACCTGTACGCCATTGAGTGGACGCCCGACAAAATCGATTTCTTTGTCGACGACCAAAATTATTACAGCGTTCAAAAAGCAGCCCTGGGAAATACAGAAGCTCAATGGCCGTTCGATCAGCCTTGTTACTTACTGCTGAACGTAGCCGTTGGCGGCAACTGGGGTGGGCAGAAAGGCGTCGATGAGTCCATCTGGCCGCAACGGATGGAAATCGATTATGTACGCGTTTACCAGTAA
- a CDS encoding RNA polymerase sigma factor, translating into MNSQLKDEELIRMHLMTHRNDYFETLYKRYVTKVYQRCLNLTKDTANAEDYTQDIFLRVYGNLTNFKENSAFSTWLYSISYNYCMDQIRCANRTSTVSLEQDQEYTWAEPTDQENREFQLQQLDKVLGVISEEETLMLRMKYEDGLDITEIAQQLKLKNSAVKMRLKRTRDKIRLMYGEQFF; encoded by the coding sequence ATGAACAGCCAGTTAAAAGATGAGGAATTGATCCGCATGCATCTAATGACTCATCGCAATGACTACTTCGAAACCCTTTACAAGCGCTATGTAACGAAGGTATACCAGCGATGCCTGAACTTGACGAAAGATACCGCTAATGCCGAAGATTACACGCAGGATATCTTTCTGCGGGTATACGGTAACCTCACTAATTTTAAAGAAAACTCGGCTTTCTCAACCTGGCTGTACTCGATCTCCTACAACTACTGCATGGACCAGATTCGTTGTGCGAACCGAACGTCTACCGTTTCGCTGGAGCAGGATCAGGAATACACCTGGGCGGAACCGACCGATCAGGAAAACCGGGAATTTCAGCTGCAACAGCTGGACAAAGTACTGGGTGTCATCTCAGAAGAAGAAACCCTGATGCTGCGGATGAAGTATGAAGATGGGCTCGATATTACCGAAATTGCCCAACAACTAAAGCTAAAAAACAGCGCGGTCAAGATGCGGCTCAAGCGAACGCGCGATAAAATCCGGCTTATGTACGGCGAACAGTTTTTCTGA
- a CDS encoding capsule assembly Wzi family protein, with translation MRLLVLYLLTVSTCFCQTPKPLRYSTEVGSYFSTSGQTPFWLRTNQFGIVSLDHSPLTVRQALHVDYHDAPRTKRDSLQALNRRVDWGWRAEAVLNTGYNVRLIIPEAYVKVRVGPVEVWSGRRREIIGLVDTTLTSGSYTLSGNALPMLKFQLAIREFWPRKGLLAIKGLYSHGWFEADRFVRNTWLHEKALYVRLGKPNWRLKLYGGMNHEVMWGGTTTELSSSRIKNNLLPSTFRDYIDVVTASSLGARTNVDTNRVSQFDRENRIGNHLGTVDLGFEYTGRSFAIFAYRQSIYEDGSLFHLTNLRDGLHGIRIRRLHSVKPRGLQIETVLLEYLYTQNQGGSLFIDNQEAQRGRDNYFNHSQYQDGWSRYGMTLGTPFITPSGNSRSDLPRYGFTNNNRVAVLHLGLSGHIADFVRFQLKASYSENLGTYEVPFPEPVHQFSGLLDVSTRLPVFNGLTVNTAIATDIGRLYPASVGYYLSVRKEGQNRKPTRR, from the coding sequence ATGCGTTTACTTGTACTTTATTTGCTAACTGTATCCACCTGCTTTTGTCAAACCCCCAAACCTCTACGGTATAGTACCGAAGTAGGCAGTTATTTTTCCACGTCGGGCCAAACCCCTTTCTGGCTGAGGACCAATCAATTCGGCATCGTTTCCCTGGATCACTCTCCCCTGACCGTACGACAGGCACTGCACGTCGATTACCACGACGCCCCCCGAACGAAACGGGATAGTTTGCAGGCGCTTAACCGGCGCGTCGATTGGGGCTGGCGGGCGGAAGCGGTGTTGAACACCGGGTACAATGTGCGACTGATTATCCCGGAAGCGTACGTAAAAGTTCGGGTGGGACCCGTCGAAGTCTGGAGTGGTCGCCGACGCGAGATTATCGGTCTGGTGGACACGACGCTCACCTCGGGCTCCTACACGCTCTCAGGCAATGCCCTTCCGATGCTTAAGTTTCAATTGGCAATCCGGGAATTCTGGCCCCGTAAAGGGCTGTTGGCGATAAAAGGATTGTATAGTCATGGCTGGTTTGAAGCAGACCGGTTTGTGCGCAATACGTGGTTGCACGAGAAAGCCTTATATGTCCGTCTGGGCAAACCCAATTGGCGCTTAAAGCTGTACGGGGGTATGAACCACGAAGTCATGTGGGGTGGCACGACTACGGAACTATCGAGTTCACGCATTAAAAATAACCTGTTGCCTTCCACTTTCCGGGACTACATTGATGTAGTAACCGCTAGTTCACTGGGAGCCCGTACCAACGTGGATACCAACCGGGTAAGCCAGTTTGACCGGGAAAACCGGATTGGCAATCACCTGGGCACGGTTGACCTGGGCTTTGAGTACACGGGGCGCTCTTTCGCCATTTTTGCGTACCGCCAAAGTATTTACGAAGACGGGTCATTGTTTCACCTCACCAACCTACGGGATGGCTTGCATGGTATCCGCATTCGGCGTCTACATTCGGTCAAGCCAAGGGGTCTGCAAATCGAAACGGTATTACTGGAATACCTGTACACGCAAAACCAGGGGGGCTCTTTGTTTATCGACAACCAGGAAGCACAACGAGGCCGCGACAATTATTTCAACCATTCGCAATACCAGGATGGCTGGTCGCGCTACGGCATGACGCTCGGTACGCCTTTCATTACCCCTTCCGGCAACAGCCGCAGCGATTTGCCGCGTTACGGGTTTACCAACAACAACCGGGTGGCCGTCCTGCACCTTGGCCTGTCGGGACACATCGCCGATTTTGTGCGCTTCCAGCTTAAAGCTTCCTACAGTGAAAACCTGGGCACCTACGAAGTTCCTTTCCCGGAACCGGTTCATCAGTTTTCCGGTCTGCTGGACGTATCAACACGATTACCCGTATTTAACGGCCTGACCGTCAATACGGCCATCGCAACGGATATCGGTCGGTTGTATCCCGCCAGCGTTGGGTATTACCTGAGCGTCCGCAAAGAAGGACAGAACCGGAAGCCAACCAGAAGGTAA
- a CDS encoding DinB family protein, translated as MVPNDELIRIIDLLNTTYESEEAWHGPSVVEVLRGVTPDMAGRRIAPNTHSIAELVFHMTSWRIFCVKKMQGDATFDITTPEKNFGALPDKIDDFEWEALEMELSLSQEELINELDKRDDDEFLEDIVPGRDYTYYDMLHGIVNHDLYHTGQIMILRKALTFKGAGSNFADDDDEYDSRYGNSHEQDDYY; from the coding sequence ATGGTTCCAAACGACGAACTTATTCGAATCATTGACCTCCTCAATACAACCTACGAAAGTGAGGAAGCTTGGCACGGTCCATCGGTAGTTGAAGTGTTACGGGGGGTGACCCCTGATATGGCGGGTCGCCGAATTGCGCCCAACACCCACTCCATTGCCGAACTGGTTTTTCACATGACGAGCTGGCGTATTTTCTGCGTCAAGAAAATGCAGGGCGATGCGACGTTTGATATCACAACCCCAGAAAAAAACTTTGGCGCACTGCCTGATAAAATTGATGATTTTGAGTGGGAAGCACTCGAGATGGAACTGAGCCTGAGCCAGGAGGAACTCATCAATGAATTAGACAAACGCGATGACGACGAATTCCTGGAAGACATCGTGCCCGGACGTGATTATACGTATTACGACATGCTGCACGGTATTGTCAACCACGATCTGTACCATACCGGGCAGATTATGATCCTCCGGAAAGCCCTGACGTTTAAAGGAGCAGGCTCGAACTTTGCCGACGATGACGACGAATATGACTCGCGTTACGGGAACAGTCACGAGCAGGATGACTATTATTGA
- a CDS encoding EVE domain-containing protein, producing MNYWLVKSEPDTYGWHHFMEQGRAVWDGVRNYQARNNLRLMQVGDQVLFYHSVTNPAVVGLATVVRESYPDPTALDEPVVANAAARPTPWVVVELEPVMALEKPVTLARIKAEPMLATVALIKQSRLSVMPIKPDEFELILAMGQHAAKSEDR from the coding sequence TTGAATTACTGGCTAGTTAAATCCGAACCCGACACGTACGGGTGGCATCATTTTATGGAGCAGGGCCGTGCCGTCTGGGATGGTGTCCGGAATTATCAGGCTCGCAACAACCTGAGACTGATGCAGGTTGGCGATCAGGTCCTGTTCTACCACAGTGTGACCAATCCTGCCGTCGTTGGTCTGGCTACGGTGGTGCGGGAAAGTTATCCGGACCCTACCGCCCTCGACGAGCCGGTTGTCGCCAACGCAGCCGCCCGCCCGACCCCCTGGGTGGTTGTTGAACTGGAGCCGGTTATGGCCCTGGAAAAACCGGTTACGCTGGCGCGCATCAAAGCCGAGCCCATGCTGGCAACCGTGGCCTTGATCAAACAATCGCGCTTATCGGTTATGCCCATCAAACCCGATGAATTTGAACTGATTCTGGCAATGGGTCAACATGCAGCGAAGAGTGAAGACAGGTAA
- a CDS encoding class I SAM-dependent methyltransferase, protein MADIHLITPAPWSEYELIDSGDFQKLERFGEFILARPEPQAIWNRSLPDQNWQERAHAIFRRDRQSPERGDWQTTPTMRDPWFVSFRQSGLNLKFKLALTTFKHVGLFPEQADNWVYIHNAIQKLSAQVARPKVLNLFAYTGGASLAARQAGADVTHVDSVKPVISWARENMDHSELDNIRWMVEDAVKFVRREVRRGNQYNGIILDPPAYGRGPDGEKWVLEEHLSDLLKSCADLLDRNNFFFIINLYSLGFSSILLDNLMNQVFGSVPNPEWGELVVTDSFQKRLPLGVFYRFASV, encoded by the coding sequence ATGGCTGATATTCACCTAATTACCCCAGCGCCCTGGTCTGAATACGAATTGATTGATTCGGGCGATTTCCAAAAACTAGAACGCTTCGGCGAATTTATACTGGCCCGCCCCGAACCCCAGGCTATCTGGAATCGATCGTTGCCTGATCAGAACTGGCAGGAGCGGGCGCATGCGATCTTTCGGCGCGACCGGCAGTCACCCGAGCGGGGCGACTGGCAAACTACGCCGACCATGCGCGATCCCTGGTTTGTTTCGTTTCGACAAAGTGGGTTGAACCTGAAGTTTAAGCTGGCCCTGACTACGTTTAAACACGTTGGCTTGTTTCCCGAACAGGCTGATAACTGGGTATACATTCACAACGCAATACAAAAACTATCCGCTCAGGTAGCCCGTCCCAAGGTGTTGAATCTGTTTGCGTATACGGGCGGAGCATCGCTGGCCGCCCGGCAGGCCGGGGCCGACGTTACCCACGTCGATTCGGTGAAGCCGGTTATCAGCTGGGCCCGGGAGAACATGGATCATAGCGAATTGGATAACATCCGGTGGATGGTAGAGGACGCGGTCAAGTTCGTGCGTCGGGAAGTGCGTCGGGGCAATCAATACAACGGAATTATTCTGGACCCGCCCGCTTATGGTCGGGGACCCGATGGCGAAAAATGGGTGCTCGAAGAACACCTCAGCGATCTGCTGAAATCCTGCGCCGATCTGCTGGACCGCAACAACTTCTTCTTTATCATCAATCTTTACTCGCTCGGCTTTTCGTCGATTCTGCTGGATAATCTGATGAATCAGGTATTTGGCAGCGTACCGAATCCGGAATGGGGGGAACTGGTCGTAACGGATAGTTTTCAAAAACGGCTGCCATTAGGCGTTTTTTATCGGTTTGCGTCGGTTTGA